Proteins encoded within one genomic window of Ascaphus truei isolate aAscTru1 chromosome 8, aAscTru1.hap1, whole genome shotgun sequence:
- the CAPS gene encoding calcyphosin: protein MAGTSQLEREMMTRARRQYPQCQDPVEKLRLQCLARGASGIKGLGRAFRIMDDNRSSSLDMEEFSKGLQTYGLSLQPAEVQEIFQLFDTNGNGTINFDEFLISIRPPMSNARRQVILEAFHKMDRTGDGVVTVEDLNGIYNPKCHRKYQNGEWNERQVFQNFLDNFDSAYNKDGQVTEEEFLNYYSGVSASIDSDVYFVVMMKNEWKL, encoded by the exons ATGGCTGGGACATCCCAACTGGAGCGGGAGATGATGACCAGAGCCCGGCGTCAGTATCCGCAGTGCCAGGACCCCGTAGAGAAGTTGAGGCTGCAGTGCCTTGCCAGGGGGGCATCTGGAATCAAGGGCCTGGGCAG GGCTTTCCGTATCATGGATGATAACAGAAGCAGTTCTCTGGATATGGAGGAATTTTCCAAGGGCCTGCAGACCTATGGCCTCTCCCTGCAGCCAGCGGAGGTGCAGGAGATCTTCCAGCTGTTCGATACAAACGGAAACGGGACCATCAACTTTGATGAGTTCCTGATCTCTATCAGG CCCCCGATGTCCAACGCACGAAGGCAGGTCATACTGGAGGCCTTCCATAAAATGGATAGGACAGGGGACGGAGTGGTAACAGTCGAAGACCTTAATGGCATTTATAACCCCAAATGTCACCGTAAATACCAGAATGGAGAGTGGAACGAGAGGCAGGTCTTTCAAAACTTCCTGGACAATTTTGATTCAGCCTATAACAAGGATGGACAG GTAACAGAGGAGGAATTCCTGAATTATTACAGCGGTGTCAGCGCTTCTATAGACAGTGATGTTTATTTTGTTGTCATGATGAAGAATGAGTGGAAGCTTTAG
- the VMAC gene encoding vimentin-type intermediate filament-associated coiled-coil protein, which translates to MSVLTVVQIKEANAHLAALHRKVAELESTVREQAESLIRKDEQLRTAVRDITDTKDREIFQCQHRLAQSEQVTQRLMNSIKEKDREVERLRHQGRFLAQICRSRPLLCTLVTIMGEAEGVSDQPIPGEPNGLGNQDYLQSESELEDSDVDRTLFGTTV; encoded by the exons ATGTCTGTCCTGACCGTGGTGCAGATTAAAGAAGCCAACGCTCACCTTGCCGCGCTTCACCGCAAGGTGGCAGAGCTggagagcacagtgagggagcaggCAGAGAGTCTGATCCGGAAGGACGAGCAACTGCGCACTGCGGTGAGGGATATCACCGACACCAAGGACAG GGAGATCTTTCAATGCCAGCATAGGTTAGCACAGTCCGAGCAGGTGACACAGAGACTGATGAACTCCATCAAGGAAAAGGACAGAGAAGTGGAGCGGCTGAGACACCAAGGCCGGTTCTTAGCCCAGATATGCCGTAGCCGGCCACTGTTGTGTACCCTCGTGACCATCATGGGCGAAGCTGAGGGAGTCTCCGACCAGCCCATCCCGGGGGAACCCAACGGCCTGGGAAACCAGGACTATCTCCAGAGCGAGAGTGAACTTGAAGACTCGGACGTAGATAGAACATTGTTTGGGACTACTGTATAA